The following are encoded together in the Desulfitobacterium chlororespirans DSM 11544 genome:
- a CDS encoding Crp/Fnr family transcriptional regulator, giving the protein MPARMKLTDIDLIEALGSPEYSDLLSIFQERTFQKKQIISLPNHEENLVMLVKKGRVRVFLSYEDKEFTLSILEPGDIFSMHTRAFTQALDNDTVLLVAKTKKFGEMITRYPQFSLIMIKVLGDLLKNSITIINGLVFQEAHTRLAEFLINAAKDKGCQVAEGIQLELGLNVEDISTILGTSRQTVSFLLNDFYKNGLLLKVNRRTLIIKDMDMLKKMLDKNDQLK; this is encoded by the coding sequence AATTGACCGATATTGATTTGATCGAGGCCTTGGGGTCACCGGAATACAGTGACCTTCTATCCATATTTCAGGAGCGGACTTTCCAAAAGAAGCAGATCATCTCTCTGCCCAATCACGAAGAGAATTTAGTCATGCTCGTTAAAAAAGGACGGGTGCGGGTTTTTTTATCTTATGAAGATAAGGAGTTTACCTTATCTATTTTAGAACCAGGAGATATCTTCTCCATGCATACCAGAGCCTTTACCCAGGCTTTGGATAATGACACCGTACTGTTGGTGGCCAAGACGAAAAAGTTTGGTGAGATGATCACCCGCTATCCTCAATTCTCTCTGATCATGATTAAAGTATTGGGGGATCTTTTGAAAAACTCTATTACTATTATCAATGGCTTGGTCTTTCAGGAAGCCCACACCCGATTAGCCGAATTTTTAATCAATGCGGCCAAAGATAAAGGGTGTCAGGTGGCTGAGGGAATTCAGCTGGAGTTGGGATTAAATGTGGAGGATATCTCAACTATATTAGGAACAAGCCGCCAGACCGTATCCTTTCTGCTCAATGATTTTTACAAGAACGGCCTCTTGCTGAAAGTGAATAGGAGAACCCTTATTATTAAAGACATGGACATGTTAAAGAAGATGCTCGATAAGAATGATCAGCTGAAATAG
- a CDS encoding 4Fe-4S dicluster domain-containing protein translates to MSKGKNRFIHADLSRCLSCKSCELACGLAHAGYEIEGAAAGQMKLKPRVSVVQQGTTVALTQCRQCEDAPCVKVCPNGSLYQEEGLVKLNRETCIGCKLCARACPFGSITMTTEVVERADGRKNNRTKALKCDLCFSRNKEIKEAGCACIQACPTKVLSLSL, encoded by the coding sequence ATGTCTAAGGGAAAGAACCGTTTCATCCATGCTGATCTCAGCCGTTGTTTAAGCTGCAAAAGCTGTGAACTGGCTTGTGGGCTGGCCCATGCAGGATATGAGATCGAAGGAGCGGCGGCTGGCCAAATGAAGCTTAAGCCAAGAGTAAGTGTAGTGCAGCAAGGAACTACGGTGGCGCTCACTCAATGCCGGCAATGTGAGGATGCCCCATGTGTTAAAGTTTGCCCGAACGGATCACTGTATCAAGAAGAGGGGCTCGTCAAGCTTAACCGGGAAACTTGTATTGGCTGTAAGCTTTGTGCCAGGGCCTGCCCCTTCGGTTCCATCACCATGACCACGGAAGTTGTGGAAAGAGCGGATGGAAGAAAGAACAACCGGACCAAAGCCCTCAAATGTGACCTGTGTTTTAGCCGGAATAAAGAAATTAAAGAAGCAGGCTGCGCTTGTATTCAGGCCTGCCCGACAAAAGTCCTTTCGCTCAGTCTCTGA